The sequence AGATGGAAGTGCACTTTATAGCAGGTGACACTGGTCCTTTCGAGTGACATGGAAGACGGCAGACAACTTTTCTGCTTGACTAACAGCCTTACAGAGGACCCCAACTAAGCAGGACTCGCGAGATACTGCGTACTCGCTCGGGCGCGTGCCTTATATCTCCGCCGTGAACGACGGAGTTTTACGGCACAAGGGATAAAGGTAAGTTTTTGCCACCCATTGCGTCGCACTGTGCATTGATTTTCGGACTGCCAGCAATAATCTTGAGTTGGGTGATGAGTTTGTGTTTATAAACTCATAAATCCGGGTGGTTACGGCTGCAGGGGTGCCTGTGTAGAGCCTATGCCTCAACCGCCCTTCTGCAAAAACCGCAAATGCTCCACCTTGTTGCGAGGGGCACACCCTTTGGCGGAACTAGGATCAATTTCACCGCTGGCAACTTGTTGCAGAACTTTGTTGATGAAGTCCCGGTTGCGCTGGTGGTTGATGTCAACATGAAACCCAACGTCCGCATTGATGTCACGACAGGTGCCTTGATCACAAACTTGACGGGGCATGGCGTACTGTAAGGCTGAGGCTACGCCGGCTAGCTCGTGATTCACAAAGAGTGGACCGCCTGAATCACCCTCGCGCACGATGGGTGCTAGATTGCCCTCTGTATAACTCAATATCACACCGTCTTCTTTGACCTCGCGCACTTGATTAACGCCCTCACGCTTAATGCCGTGATCAACGCCCATTTGTTTATCCCAGCCGAATCCCACGTAGGTTGCTGCTGCACCGATTGTGGGCGACTGCACTGCCAGTTTGGCGATAGTGATCGCGGCGTCTTTTTCGTCCACGATGACTAGCGCATAATCGTGTCCTGATCCAGGACCTCCGGCACCGACGACCCATCCAGAGGCGACACGGTAGCATTTGGTACTGCGGTTGGCGCCGCTATCACCGGGGAGGCCAAACGAGATGCGCTGCGAGCCGGGATTCGCTTCCAACTCGGCTATGTCATCCGCATAGGGATTGG comes from Deltaproteobacteria bacterium and encodes:
- a CDS encoding trypsin-like serine protease encodes the protein MTHKCPGYFRHNCNLSALRLSLLAVAALAVTHCQTVRPKPSELRIAGGSVVGSDRFHEVIELRSENGSLFSEQCTGTFIAPRVILTAAHCVWKQPDARLGLVGFGDDFSDFEDRPRKRVPNPYADDIAELEANPGSQRISFGLPGDSGANRSTKCYRVASGWVVGAGGPGSGHDYALVIVDEKDAAITIAKLAVQSPTIGAAATYVGFGWDKQMGVDHGIKREGVNQVREVKEDGVILSYTEGNLAPIVREGDSGGPLFVNHELAGVASALQYAMPRQVCDQGTCRDINADVGFHVDINHQRNRDFINKVLQQVASGEIDPSSAKGCAPRNKVEHLRFLQKGG